A DNA window from Oryctolagus cuniculus chromosome 21, mOryCun1.1, whole genome shotgun sequence contains the following coding sequences:
- the MRPL40 gene encoding large ribosomal subunit protein mL40: MAAAAAALRRAARALCPPSRALGVWRTQIRDTHQRASLFSFWELLPTRAEPLRKKKKVDPKKDQAVKERLKKRIRKLEKATQELIPIEDFITPAKLLDKARQRPQVELSFEESERRALLLKKWSLYKQQEHERERDAIRALVAAQQEALQELQLESPELYSEAIKRDPGLFPFEKEGPHYTPPVADYQPPEGRYNDITKVYTQVEFKR, from the exons atggccgccgccgccgcggcgctGCGTAGGGCCGCGCGGGCTCTGTGCCCGCCGAGCAG GGCTCTGGGAGTTTGGCGGACCCAGATTCGAGACACCCACCAGCGggcttctttgttttctttctgggaGCTCCTTCCCACGAG GGCGGAACCCCTGCGAAAGAAGAAGAAGGTTGATCCCAAAAAAGACCAGGCAGTAAAGGAACGCTTGAAGAAGAGGATCCGGAAGCTGGAAAAAGCTACCCAAGAGCTGATTCCCATTGAAGACTTTATCACCCCCGCGAAGCTGTTGGATAAAGCCAG ACAACGGCCACAGGTGGAGCTGTCATTCGAGGAGAGCGAGCGCCGAGCTCTGCTGCTGAAGAAGTGGTCCCTGTACAAGCAGCAAGAGCACGAGAGGGAGAGGGACGCCATCAGGGCCCTGGTGGCAGCCCAGCAGGAGGCCCTGCAGGAGCTGCAGCTCGAGTCCCCGGAGCTCTACAGTGAGGCCATCAAGCGGGACCCTGGCCTGTTCCCCTTTGAGAAGGAAGGGCCGCATTACACACCACCAGTCGCCGACTACCAGCCCCCAGAAGGCAGGTACAATGACATTACCAAGGTGTACACACAAGTAGAGTTCAAGAGATAG
- the C21H22orf39 gene encoding synaptic plasticity regulator PANTS, whose amino-acid sequence MADGGGGWQPPRPCEAYRAEWKLCRSARHFLHHYYVHGERPSCEQWRRDLARCRDWEERRSAEAQRSLCESERARVQAAQKHALVWTPRQSPPADWHLPLPQEEKDE is encoded by the exons atggctgacggcggcggcggctggcAG CCGCCGCGCCCCTGTGAAGCCTACCGCGCCGAGTGGaagctgtgccgcagcgccaggCACTTCCTGCACCACTACTACGTCCATGGCGAGCGGCCGTCCTGCGAGCAGTGGCGGCGCGACCTGGCCCGCTGCCGCGACTGGGAGGAGCGCCGCAGCGCAGAGGCCCAG CGATCCCTCTGTGAGAGTGAGCGGGCGCGGGTCCAGGCCGCACAGAAGCACGCCCTGGTGTGGACTCCGAGGCAGAGCCCTCCTGCAGACTGGCACCTCCCTCTGCCACAGGAGGAGAAGGACGAGTGA